A region from the Salvia splendens isolate huo1 chromosome 15, SspV2, whole genome shotgun sequence genome encodes:
- the LOC121769447 gene encoding amino-acid permease BAT1 homolog isoform X1, with product MVWERGKNQSALPLNIQETARDSGDTGHARLHELGYKQELKRDLSVLSNFAFSFSIISVLTGVTTLYNTGLTYGGPVSIVFGWLIAGFFTLVVGYSMAEICSSYPTSGGLYYWSAKLAGPSWAPFASWITGWFNIVGQWAVTTSIDFSLAQLIQVMILLGTGGKNGGGYEASKYVVIAIHGGLLLLHAALNSLPISWLSFFGQVAAAWNVLGVFVLMILIPLVATEKASAEFVFTDFNTENGKGINNKVYIFVLGLLMSQYTLTGYDASAHMTEETKDADRNGPKGIISAIGISIIVGWGYILGITFAVTNIPNLLSPDNDAGGYAIAEIFYQSFKNRYGTGVGGIICLGIVSVAIFFCGMSSITSNSRMAYAFSRDGAMPFSTFWHKVNENEVPLNAVWLSAIIAFCMALTSLGSLVAFQAMVSIATIGLYIAYALPIFFRVTLARKSFRPGPFTLGRYGVVVGWTAVLWVATISVLFSLPVEYPITKETLNYTPVAVGGLLILTIGSWMLSARHWFKGPVTNIGS from the exons ATGGTGTGGGAGCGAGGCAAGAATCAGTCAGCGCTTCCATTAAACATTCAAGAAACGGCCCGTGATTCCGGTGACACGGGCCATGCACGTCTTCACGAGCTTGGCTACAAGCAAGAACTCAAGCGCGACCTGTC AGTGTTATCCAACTTCGCCTTTTCATTTTCGATCATATCGGTGCTCACCGGTGTGACTACCCTCTATAACACCGGCCTGACCTACGGTGGGCCCGTTTCCATCGTCTTCGGATGGCTGATCGCCGGTTTCTTCACATTGGTCGTCGGATATTCGATGGCTGAGATTTGCTCCTCTTACCCCACTTCTGGTGGGCTCTACTACTGGAGTGCAAAGCTCGCAGGACCCAGCTGGGCCCCTTTTGCCTCCTGGATTACTGGATG GTTTAACATTGTTGGTCAG TGGGCTGTTACAACAAGTATAGATTTTTCCCTAGCACAGCTGATACAGGTGATGATTCTCCTCGGCACAGGTGGGAAGAACGGAGGAGGATACGAGGCCTCTAAATACGTTGTTATAGCTATCCACGGAGGACTTCTCCTCTTGCACGCTGCCCTCAACAGTCTCCCCATATCGTGGCTATCCTTCTTCGGACAGGTTGCTGCAGCTTGGAATGTTTTAG GCGTCTTTGTTCTTATGATCCTCATCCCGTTGGTGGCAACGGAGAAAGCTAGCGCGGAGTTTGTATTCACCGACTTCAACACAGAAAATGGAAAAGGAATCAACAATAAAGTGTACATATTTGTGCTAGGGCTGCTCATGAGCCAGTATACCTTAACCGGTTATGATGCATCTGCTCATATG ACAGAGGAGACGAAGGATGCAGACAGGAACGGCCCAAAGGGGATCATAAGTGCAATCGGGATATCCATAATTGTCGGATGGGGCTACATACTAGGCATCACGTTTGCAGTGACAAACATTCCGAACCTTCTGAGTCCAGACAACGACGCTGGTGGCTACGCCATTGCTGAGATATTCTACCAGTCTTTCAAGAACAGATACGGCACTGGTGTTGGTGGGATCATCTGCCTAGGAATAGTCTCCGTTGCCATATTCTTCTGTGGCATGAGCTCCATCACGAGCAACTCCAG GATGGCCTATGCCTTCTCCAGAGACGGCGCCATGCCATTCTCCACGTTCTGGCACAAGGTCAATGAGAACGAGGTTCCCCTAAACGCTGTCTGGTTGTCAGCGATCATAGCCTTCTGTATGGCGCTAACG TCATTGGGAAGCTTAGTAGCGTTTCAAGCGATGGTATCCATAGCCACCATCGGACTCTACATTGCATATGCTCTGCCGATCTTCTTCAGAGTGACTCTGGCTCGGAAGTCTTTCAGACCGGGGCCATTCACCTTGGGGAGGTATGGAGTGGTCGTTGGATGGACTGCGGTCCTGTGGGTGGCAACGATCTCTGTTCTCTTCTCGTTGCCAGTGGAGTATCCGATCACGAAAGAGACACTGAACTACACTCCAGTTGCAGTTGGAGGGCTGCTGATTCTAACAATTGGTTCTTGGATGTTAAGCGCTAGGCACTGGTTTAAAGGTCCAGTTACAAACATAGGTAGCTGA
- the LOC121769447 gene encoding amino-acid permease BAT1 homolog isoform X2 has protein sequence MVWERGKNQSALPLNIQETARDSGDTGHARLHELGYKQELKRDLVLSNFAFSFSIISVLTGVTTLYNTGLTYGGPVSIVFGWLIAGFFTLVVGYSMAEICSSYPTSGGLYYWSAKLAGPSWAPFASWITGWFNIVGQWAVTTSIDFSLAQLIQVMILLGTGGKNGGGYEASKYVVIAIHGGLLLLHAALNSLPISWLSFFGQVAAAWNVLGVFVLMILIPLVATEKASAEFVFTDFNTENGKGINNKVYIFVLGLLMSQYTLTGYDASAHMTEETKDADRNGPKGIISAIGISIIVGWGYILGITFAVTNIPNLLSPDNDAGGYAIAEIFYQSFKNRYGTGVGGIICLGIVSVAIFFCGMSSITSNSRMAYAFSRDGAMPFSTFWHKVNENEVPLNAVWLSAIIAFCMALTSLGSLVAFQAMVSIATIGLYIAYALPIFFRVTLARKSFRPGPFTLGRYGVVVGWTAVLWVATISVLFSLPVEYPITKETLNYTPVAVGGLLILTIGSWMLSARHWFKGPVTNIGS, from the exons ATGGTGTGGGAGCGAGGCAAGAATCAGTCAGCGCTTCCATTAAACATTCAAGAAACGGCCCGTGATTCCGGTGACACGGGCCATGCACGTCTTCACGAGCTTGGCTACAAGCAAGAACTCAAGCGCGACCT AGTGTTATCCAACTTCGCCTTTTCATTTTCGATCATATCGGTGCTCACCGGTGTGACTACCCTCTATAACACCGGCCTGACCTACGGTGGGCCCGTTTCCATCGTCTTCGGATGGCTGATCGCCGGTTTCTTCACATTGGTCGTCGGATATTCGATGGCTGAGATTTGCTCCTCTTACCCCACTTCTGGTGGGCTCTACTACTGGAGTGCAAAGCTCGCAGGACCCAGCTGGGCCCCTTTTGCCTCCTGGATTACTGGATG GTTTAACATTGTTGGTCAG TGGGCTGTTACAACAAGTATAGATTTTTCCCTAGCACAGCTGATACAGGTGATGATTCTCCTCGGCACAGGTGGGAAGAACGGAGGAGGATACGAGGCCTCTAAATACGTTGTTATAGCTATCCACGGAGGACTTCTCCTCTTGCACGCTGCCCTCAACAGTCTCCCCATATCGTGGCTATCCTTCTTCGGACAGGTTGCTGCAGCTTGGAATGTTTTAG GCGTCTTTGTTCTTATGATCCTCATCCCGTTGGTGGCAACGGAGAAAGCTAGCGCGGAGTTTGTATTCACCGACTTCAACACAGAAAATGGAAAAGGAATCAACAATAAAGTGTACATATTTGTGCTAGGGCTGCTCATGAGCCAGTATACCTTAACCGGTTATGATGCATCTGCTCATATG ACAGAGGAGACGAAGGATGCAGACAGGAACGGCCCAAAGGGGATCATAAGTGCAATCGGGATATCCATAATTGTCGGATGGGGCTACATACTAGGCATCACGTTTGCAGTGACAAACATTCCGAACCTTCTGAGTCCAGACAACGACGCTGGTGGCTACGCCATTGCTGAGATATTCTACCAGTCTTTCAAGAACAGATACGGCACTGGTGTTGGTGGGATCATCTGCCTAGGAATAGTCTCCGTTGCCATATTCTTCTGTGGCATGAGCTCCATCACGAGCAACTCCAG GATGGCCTATGCCTTCTCCAGAGACGGCGCCATGCCATTCTCCACGTTCTGGCACAAGGTCAATGAGAACGAGGTTCCCCTAAACGCTGTCTGGTTGTCAGCGATCATAGCCTTCTGTATGGCGCTAACG TCATTGGGAAGCTTAGTAGCGTTTCAAGCGATGGTATCCATAGCCACCATCGGACTCTACATTGCATATGCTCTGCCGATCTTCTTCAGAGTGACTCTGGCTCGGAAGTCTTTCAGACCGGGGCCATTCACCTTGGGGAGGTATGGAGTGGTCGTTGGATGGACTGCGGTCCTGTGGGTGGCAACGATCTCTGTTCTCTTCTCGTTGCCAGTGGAGTATCCGATCACGAAAGAGACACTGAACTACACTCCAGTTGCAGTTGGAGGGCTGCTGATTCTAACAATTGGTTCTTGGATGTTAAGCGCTAGGCACTGGTTTAAAGGTCCAGTTACAAACATAGGTAGCTGA